A genomic region of Nostoc sp. UHCC 0702 contains the following coding sequences:
- a CDS encoding DUF2231 domain-containing protein, which yields MNSQLIDQLGLRLGANGLPYEIPIHPQLVHLTLGLFIISILFDIAGAIFPIERFIFKFLGLTANRSGLFDVGWYNLVGASVVTFLTVAFGFFELLLANPPVNQKSDWGLNAGWTMLLHGLGGVLLLGIIVAMTVWRGLQRDRWRKDAPRQVQWSYLLTGITILGILYVHGTLGAHLGEQFGIHVTAAELLRKGTNPN from the coding sequence ATGAACTCACAACTAATTGACCAGTTAGGGTTAAGGCTGGGTGCTAACGGTCTACCCTACGAAATCCCCATACATCCCCAGTTAGTGCATCTGACATTGGGTTTATTCATCATTAGCATCTTATTTGACATAGCAGGAGCTATTTTCCCCATAGAAAGATTTATCTTCAAATTTTTGGGTCTGACTGCCAACCGTTCTGGCTTGTTCGATGTGGGCTGGTACAACCTAGTAGGAGCATCTGTTGTCACATTTTTGACAGTTGCATTTGGATTCTTTGAACTACTGCTGGCGAACCCACCAGTTAATCAAAAGAGTGATTGGGGATTAAATGCTGGTTGGACAATGCTTTTACATGGTTTAGGCGGTGTTTTGCTGTTGGGGATCATCGTTGCCATGACTGTATGGAGAGGTTTGCAACGCGATCGCTGGCGCAAAGATGCACCGAGGCAAGTGCAGTGGAGTTACTTATTAACAGGTATTACCATCCTCGGTATCTTGTACGTACACGGAACTTTAGGGGCACACCTGGGAGAGCAATTCGGGATTCATGTTACTGCTGCTGAGTTGCTCCGAAAGGGCACAAACCCTAATTAA